Genomic window (Paenibacillus sp. 37):
CTTCTGCTGTACCAGGCTCTTGAACAATACGGATAGACTATAGATCATCTCGCCAACATCTCTCGCCCCTTGGGATATCGCCCTCATCCGAATCACTTCAAGCGTATTGTAGAGAAAATGAGGGTTGATGCGCGCCTGTAATGCGACCAGCTCGGTCTCCTTCTGTTTGATCTCGGCTTTGTAGACTCGTTCAATATAGAGATTTAGCTCGTCCAACATATCGTTGAAGCTATGTGAGATCTGCCCCAGTTCATCATCACGCGGATCGTCGATGCGAGCCGTGAAGTTGCCGTATTTCACTTTTTGGGTGAAGCGAATAATTCGACGGGTTCGTTTGGCAAAGTTAATAATGAAAAATGCCGGAACCAGCACGGCAAATAAAATACAGACGATACTGATCGAGATGATGGTATTGCGAATGCCCGCATAGGTTTCAGCCATCTCTTCTACCGGAACGGTACCCATGACCACATAACCCTGATCCGCGGAGACAAACTTGTTCACATACATGTTCTGCTCCTTTTTCATCGAATCCATATCCGTCTGATCAAACAGGGAATCGGCCACATTCACGTAAGGGTACTTTTTCCCGTAATACTGATTGTTGGAGTCGAACAAGACTGTTCCTTTGGCCGATAACACCACGATTTCTCCCTTGAGATTACTCTCGTAGTTGTCCAGCGCGTTACCGATTCCTTCTGAGTCAAAGAAGACAAGAAATTGGCCCAGATTCCGTAGAGTCTGTGTATTGTTAATCGGTACGCGGATGGAGTAGAGCGCAGGGTCCCATTGATTAATCTCTTTGCGTATCCAGTAGTTAGGTGCACTGATATTGGGCGTTTCCATCGCCATCACGTCCGGAATATAGGAATGAGCTACATTGGCGTCCAGCTTGCGGAACTGCTTGTGTTGATTAAAGGTAGACAGATCCTGCTGTTCGGCGCTATACAACATGAGTTGGTTAATCTGCGAATTGCGATCCATAATGTTCTGAAAATGTTTCAACACATCGGCCGAATAGTCATCCTGATTGGCGTAATATCCATTTGTCATATGCTGAACATATTCAGCGTACGAATGATTCATCAGGTAAGTAATGTTGGCGGACAGCGCCTCATTCTGATGCATATCCCTCACCATGTTTTGCACCGATTCATACTGCTGATGAATGTACCGATCCACATGTTCCATCGCCGCTTTCTGGATCGCCAGTTCCCGGCGAATCGTGGAGTCGGACACCGACAGGAAGATGATATAAGACAATGTAATGATCGTGACAATCGATATCATCGAGAAGATCAGGAGCATTTTCATAAACATATTATTTTTGAAGAAATTATTGTAAACGCTAACAATTTTCAAATCGCATGTTCCCTCCGATGCTGTTTTCCTAACTTGAATTATATCATTAGGCTTCTGACATTAACTTGTCACCTGCAACTTTTCTTTAGTTTATATCTGTGTTTCTTTAATTTCACCCTATTTAAAAACGCTTTCATCCACTATCGTTAACCATAAGTTTAGCTTTGTGTAAAAGAATATCTTACATTCATTCCACTTCAAGGAGGAACAGCATGACACGCAAACTCAAACCAAAAGGCATCATTCCCAAGGTCACTGCCATGGTCCTGACTACGGCTCTGCTTGGACAAGTTGTTGCATCATCCGTTTATGCCGGAGACACGCTCCCTTACACCGGTGAAAGTGCCAAAGGGGTGAATCAGCCCTATCAACATGGATACACCTCGGCCCAGATTCTGAACTGGACACCGGAAAGTGATATCCATGGCGATTTACTTCGTGCCCATGTTCCCTTGCAGCCCCGTAATGAAGCGTTCGCTGCCACACAGGCTTATCCTGAGCTTAGTCCGGATACCCAGCTATTCACGATGAGCGGCGATTACGGCAATGCATTCTTTGATAGCACACCTTATACCAATGAATTCAGCCAGTATCTGTTTAATTATTGGCAATATACAGACTACTACAGTTATTGGCACGGCATGGCCTCTGCGGGAGTACCTGAGGAGCTGTACGATCCGAGTAAAGAATGGACGGAGAAATACTTCGAGTTTGGCATTTTGAACATTCCGAATCCGGCCTATACCAACGCAGCCCACAAAAATGGCGTCAAATCCATTGCCAACATTTTTTTCTCAGACAATGACCGTGGACCACAGACGTACAAACAAATGCTGATCCAGGATGAAAACGGTAATTTCCCTGTGGCCGAGAAACTGGCCGAGATGGCGGAATACTACAACTACGATGGATATTTCTTCAATCAGGAAGAGGTTGCCCGGGGTGTAGCCCCTGAGGATATCGCTTCCTATAAGAAATTCATGAAGTATCTAAGAGATAAGGGACTGTACGTTCAATGGTATGACTCCACCATCAATACAACAGGCAAGATTCAATATCAGAACCAATTCAATGGGCTCAACAGCCCCTTTGTACAAGATTCCGTTCTCGGCAGAGTCTCCGATTCCATCTTCCTGAATTATGTATGGAACCACAAGATGCTCCGCGATTCCCGTGATCATGCCCTTAGCCTGGGACTGGATCCACTGGAAACCGTATTTGCTGGTGTCGAAGGTGGACATGACAAATTCGGCCGCTGGAAGCAATCCTATGACCTGCGCCATAACCTGGATGAGAACGGTCAACCGATGAACAGCATCGCGACACTGGGTGCCGACTTCACCCACAACGCCCTGGATGAAGAGATGGGCGATGGCAGTACCAATCACCGAGCTGAGGATAAGTACCAGTGGATGACCTTTGTACGTGATCGTGCCTGGTGGTCTGGTCCAAATCAAGACCCGACAGATGCACGTCGTAATGCGTCTGCCGATCTGTCGGATGTGTATGCTTCCGGTGCGAATTGGGATGGGATTGCCGCTTATCTGACCGAACGCTCCGTTATCAACGGCTCTAATTTTGCGACCAGCTTCAATACAGGTCACGGTCTGAAATATTATGAAGATGGCGCTGTCTCGAACGACAAGGAATGGTCCAATATCAACATTCAGGATATCCCTGTCACTTGGCAATGGTGGATGGATAGTGAAGGTGAAGGTGACAAGCTCAGTGTTGATTTTGACTACGGTCCATCTTATGAGAAAGGCGCAAGGTACAACTATAATTCCATCGGTGCGTTTAATGGCGGCAGCTCTCTCGTGGTGAACGGTACATTGAACACGGA
Coding sequences:
- a CDS encoding sensor histidine kinase, coding for MKIVSVYNNFFKNNMFMKMLLIFSMISIVTIITLSYIIFLSVSDSTIRRELAIQKAAMEHVDRYIHQQYESVQNMVRDMHQNEALSANITYLMNHSYAEYVQHMTNGYYANQDDYSADVLKHFQNIMDRNSQINQLMLYSAEQQDLSTFNQHKQFRKLDANVAHSYIPDVMAMETPNISAPNYWIRKEINQWDPALYSIRVPINNTQTLRNLGQFLVFFDSEGIGNALDNYESNLKGEIVVLSAKGTVLFDSNNQYYGKKYPYVNVADSLFDQTDMDSMKKEQNMYVNKFVSADQGYVVMGTVPVEEMAETYAGIRNTIISISIVCILFAVLVPAFFIINFAKRTRRIIRFTQKVKYGNFTARIDDPRDDELGQISHSFNDMLDELNLYIERVYKAEIKQKETELVALQARINPHFLYNTLEVIRMRAISQGARDVGEMIYSLSVLFKSLVQQKKNYTLKDEMEACRLYLELFRIRYKDIFIYTIQIDAAYYQHPVVKLSLQPIIENYVVHGIQTERSDNRLSIVVEETDDVVQVEVKDNGKGIEPARLTEILEELERPEESGQMFGLRSVHSRLRFLYGPEFGITIDSTLGEGTRIRVRYPHTEGTGV
- a CDS encoding endo-beta-N-acetylglucosaminidase translates to MTRKLKPKGIIPKVTAMVLTTALLGQVVASSVYAGDTLPYTGESAKGVNQPYQHGYTSAQILNWTPESDIHGDLLRAHVPLQPRNEAFAATQAYPELSPDTQLFTMSGDYGNAFFDSTPYTNEFSQYLFNYWQYTDYYSYWHGMASAGVPEELYDPSKEWTEKYFEFGILNIPNPAYTNAAHKNGVKSIANIFFSDNDRGPQTYKQMLIQDENGNFPVAEKLAEMAEYYNYDGYFFNQEEVARGVAPEDIASYKKFMKYLRDKGLYVQWYDSTINTTGKIQYQNQFNGLNSPFVQDSVLGRVSDSIFLNYVWNHKMLRDSRDHALSLGLDPLETVFAGVEGGHDKFGRWKQSYDLRHNLDENGQPMNSIATLGADFTHNALDEEMGDGSTNHRAEDKYQWMTFVRDRAWWSGPNQDPTDARRNASADLSDVYASGANWDGIAAYLTERSVINGSNFATSFNTGHGLKYYEDGAVSNDKEWSNINIQDIPVTWQWWMDSEGEGDKLSVDFDYGPSYEKGARYNYNSIGAFNGGSSLVVNGTLNTDNFLRLYKTDLSVNVQSKLELTYNKPSTSDASSLYVGLIFEDDPSNVVNVEVPQSGQHTTGWKTTSLDLSAYQGKTIAAMGLSFDPNGKAIENYQMNIGEIRISDGSAAVPDAPTGFHIAKALTNTDELVVAWNMKDYSEVKQYNLYENGAYVGGVYDSTFYIKSLKQPSGELSIRAVGADGTESEAAVLPYDLNAAVQNIDVKFKKNGDAIVSWKNPKKVNDSGKDKDKHTDKDKDKDKDKGKGNESIQLTLQTEYTKEPFTKSIQVKKGKQSAVLTGLPTNGEHYVLNIAIGGQNPVTHTGQLADLQITPYAKEKITVKDGKYTLALPDLEDWYKIYVYENGVAREFGVTYVSQKFPYIIRGRTKLSELTFTPASSNSSLKLVIEDYAGNQATTILR